agtaaataaaatcttattttaaatcgaaaacagttttttaacttatttaagtcttccctacataataaattttattgaataaaaatcaaaGGTAAATTGGTGCATAAAAAAGATCGATAATTTGAAAATTGGGAATTGTCATACTGTCTCAATGCAAGTAGGCACTGACGACTATATACTCGATTTTGTGAAATTCAACTATGCTACCCTCGTTTTTGGCTTACCTATTTTTAAACATGTGAAAGAAAGAGACAACtttttaggtaattttatattaaattgctGATGAAAAATAAGTACGTagtatcaaaacaaaaacatcattTTAATAGTGACTCACTGTAGATGCCTATCCTAGATGTTTTGCTTGTCACTTTTAGTTTGCTCTGAAAACGCGACATGCGAGTGTGCAACATTTCCTGTATATTTTTCAGCTCGACGCATCGCGTGGGAAGAGGGTTGCCATACAGGAGGACTTTCATGAGGCCATACTCGCCGGACTGCAAGTTCTCCTGCTGATACTCCAACACTGATACTAACTTTGTAACGCTCAAATAGGTCAAGTCGTTGTACTGTAGATTTAGGTAGCATAGCACGAAATTACCCACACAATACGGGACACCATCTTCGACTTTTACATTGGAAGGACTAAATGGGTCCTCAAACGGCCCAGCCAATTCTTTGGCTAACAAATCTGCCTTCGCGTCCACATTCTCTTCACTCGTAGTATCCTTTACTGGCGTAACGATCGTTTTATTCTGAACTAACTTACGAGTATGTTTTGCGCGTGCAATTTTcttgtgtgacgtcacagtggTGCTGCGAGCGCGAGACTGGACGCTCGGTGCAGACCGTTTTTGAAGGCCGCCCATACCACGAACGCATTCCAAATAAAGTCGGTGTTTCATCCTCATGTATATCATAAGCCGATGTTTTCTTGCCCTGTTTTCAGCTTCAGTTAAAGGGaattttattaacttattaaataaGTGGCTCGCACCTTCATCGCTGATAGAATTATCAGCCAAGTTCAAATATCTTAAATGTCTATTACTTCTGAGAGCTTCTGCAAAACATTTAGCGCCTGTATCACTAATCTGGTTTGAAGATAAATTTAAGGTAACCAAGAATTTTTCCGCATGTTCCGAAAGGTGCAACTCGGCAGCTAAGCGCTGACACATAT
This window of the Helicoverpa armigera isolate CAAS_96S chromosome 9, ASM3070526v1, whole genome shotgun sequence genome carries:
- the LOC110369728 gene encoding uncharacterized protein LOC110369728, coding for MYAAPSFRSLPSYKSFSSTKSRGTISDADFDFCLKEVFKRYNCPVGIAICKEYVIRDKKTPKSHESKLKYKRITASPLGPDAYSIQTYYGPEVGVTLELITKYDHGHLTELKICDFRQIILPKSALKLIGLIVNSYQQLNKFTIKNCRIDKFVVQEVEKILNRSTITEICLDDCPLREANYDILLKPNSCLKSLSLSRCRIDDDMCQRLAAELHLSEHAEKFLVTLNLSSNQISDTGAKCFAEALRSNRHLRYLNLADNSISDEGASHLFNKLIKFPLTEAENRARKHRLMIYMRMKHRLYLECVRGMGGLQKRSAPSVQSRARSTTVTSHKKIARAKHTRKLVQNKTIVTPVKDTTSEENVDAKADLLAKELAGPFEDPFSPSNVKVEDGVPYCVGNFVLCYLNLQYNDLTYLSVTKLVSVLEYQQENLQSGEYGLMKVLLYGNPLPTRCVELKNIQEMLHTRMSRFQSKLKVTSKTSRIGIYSESLLK